AAGATCAGGCGTACCAGCGGCTTGCGCGTCACCTGGATGCCCTCCCCAATGGGTTTCCTCCCACCGCCAGCGGCATCGAGCGGCGCCTCCTGGCAAAGCTGTATACCCCGGAGCAGGCCGATCTCGCCGCGCGCTTGCGCCTGAGGCTTGAGTCGCCGGAGCAGATCGCGGCCCGCACGGGCCTAGAATTCGCCGATGTCAAACCGCTCCTGAAGACGATGGCCCGGCATGGGCTGATCGCTGTTGGACGGGCTGACAAGGGCCTGGGCTACGGCGCCCTGCCGTTCGTCGTCGGGATCTACGAGATGCAGGTCGGCACGATCGACGGCGAGATGGCGCAGCTGTTCGAGGACTACTACCAGCAGGCATTCCATCAGGCCCTGACGGAGCAGCCGCCGATCCACCGCGTGATCCCGGTCGGCGAAAGTCTGCGCACGGACATTGAGATCCATCCGTTCGAGAACGCCTCTGATTTGCTGGCGGGCGCCGCCGCCTGGGGCGTGCTGGACTGCATCTGCCGTAAGCAGAAGGCGCTGATTGGCGACGGCTGCGACCATCCGCTCGACGTATGCCTGGCCATGAGCCACAGCCCCGGCGCCTTCGATCACAACCCGACGATCCGCAGCCTCACCCGCCAAGAAGCGCTCGCCACGCTGCACCGAGCCGCAGAGGCGGGCCTGGTGCACTCGGTCAGCAACGCCCGCGAGGGCGTGGGGTACGTCTGCAATTGCTGCACGTGCTCGTGCGGCGTGCTGCGCGGGCTGGCCGAACTAGGCCTGGCCAACGTCGTCGCTCGCTCGGCCTTCGTCTGCCAGGTCGACGCCGACCTATGCACCGGCTGCGAGCTTTGTTTGGAGCGCTGTCAGTTCGGAGCAATGGCCTTCGACGGCATCGTGCAGGTGGACAGCGCCCGCTGCGTCGGCTGCGGCGTGTGTGGGCTGGCCTGCCCCGACCACGCCCTGACCCTCTGGCGCCGGCCCGAGGACGAGGTCAAGCCCCCGCCGGCGACCGAAGCCGAATGGCGGCTGGCGCGCGCTCAATCGCGAGGCATCGACTTGCACCAGGTCGTCTGAGGCGGGGGAGCCCCTCCAAACGGGCCTGCCAAGGAGCCGTGCCAAGTGGTGGCGAGAAGACCTCCGAGTTGCATATCGCCCTTGTTGGGTGGATTGCAGGCGTTCATCGGCGTCGGCGCGATGGCGGGGGGCCTGATGCTCTGCTTGAACCGT
This sequence is a window from Anaerolineales bacterium. Protein-coding genes within it:
- a CDS encoding 4Fe-4S binding protein; its protein translation is MEDQAYQRLARHLDALPNGFPPTASGIERRLLAKLYTPEQADLAARLRLRLESPEQIAARTGLEFADVKPLLKTMARHGLIAVGRADKGLGYGALPFVVGIYEMQVGTIDGEMAQLFEDYYQQAFHQALTEQPPIHRVIPVGESLRTDIEIHPFENASDLLAGAAAWGVLDCICRKQKALIGDGCDHPLDVCLAMSHSPGAFDHNPTIRSLTRQEALATLHRAAEAGLVHSVSNAREGVGYVCNCCTCSCGVLRGLAELGLANVVARSAFVCQVDADLCTGCELCLERCQFGAMAFDGIVQVDSARCVGCGVCGLACPDHALTLWRRPEDEVKPPPATEAEWRLARAQSRGIDLHQVV